The genomic interval TGTTTTACCTTCATGGATGATGTGTAGGGAACCTTGATGGTCTGTTTGCTATCCATAAAAAAACTGGGAGCTTGAGCAGGAATATCCCAAGGCCCTGGAGGTGACTGGGCGTAGGCATCCACTGGCTGGCCTGATCCAGATAAATCAACATGTTAGATTATCAGTAAGACTTACAGCAGGACTACTGCAACTGATGCACAGAGTAACAGTACTGTACCGTTGTACGGCTCGTGACTCCACTCTGTAGATCTAGATTCAGTGAAGGTTTCCAGGCGATACTAAAACAAAGCAGGGGGGCAGAACAAGAttaattttcttcttctatCTGGTGATATTAAATGATCCACAGTCATTTACTTAGGTTACTTGGAGGGTTTTTTTccaaacatgcacacatgagCAGACCGCCTCTTACCCTGTAGGTATTGAATGCCTCCATGCCGGTGATCACGCCATCCTTTGCTGGTGCCGAGCTGTAGCAGCACTTGCTGGAGGCAAACAGGGCAAAAGCCTCCCGGGCAGTGTCTTCACTTATAGATGGGATACTGTCAGCGGCGAGAGGGAAGGGGAGTGAGATAAGGAAATATCATACAAGGTAATCTTTTAAGAGGAAGTGTGAGTTTCCCCAGTGCATGAAGTGCTTGGACTGCATTAACCATAAATCGCATTACAGGAACTGTTTTGTAATATCCTTGGCAGTTGGgtggaaaaaaagcaaactaaGATTGAGCCTTACTTCCATTGTGGTTGCTCAGGTCCCGGTGTAGGCTGAGGGGCCGGGTACGCAGGCATCGGAGGGGGAAGATATCCACCTACAGCAGATTTGGAAGTTTTTGTATTGATTAGTTTCTTCACGCAAAGAGCAATCGTTCCTGAAGTATGTATGCTCAGTGGCCATTTTGTTAATGGTAAACCTGTTAAATTAAACACAACAGCTGAGCCAAAAATTCTGATTTTACACTACATTTAATGTAAAGTTTTATGGACGATGTTGGAgaggcatttatttatttgtatgtttaATACTGAGGTTGTAGTTTGCAGTGGTTTTGTACTAGACTGCAATATATTAAGGTTTTTTCAATATAGTGCTGTTCAGTACAACAGCACTACAGCAGCCAACCAGCAGTAATGTGAATTCCCTCCACATACTTTGACagtccagtctactgaccgctcaaagcgctttaaaacacttttcagATTCACCCAGTCACACACTCagtcatacactgatggcagaggctcatcaggagcaatttgggctacagtatcttgctcaaggacacttgcAGCTAGGGGGAGCCAGGGttcaaaccagcaacctcccgattactagacgacccaccctacctcctgagctacaatTAAATTGGAATTAATATATTGTTTCTGCACATGTGGGGGTAAAATTAGGTGATGTTGCTTCCCACTGGGACAGACACACAGCGGTAGCAAAACAGAATCTTAAGGATCTTAAAAGATTTAAGGATTGTTGAACTCCTCGCTGGTCGAAAGGCACAAAACAACGAGTTGGTCAAAACAGTTGTTGAAAAGAAACAGGCACCCAAATATTGTTCCCCAGACTTGATGCGACTTCATCTTGAAAATCTTGTTAACAGGTAGAGCAAAAGAGAGAGTGAATGTTGACTGAACTTTGTAAATAAACTTCTTTATCTGTGATCTCCACGATGTGCTGATCAGGAAGCAGGGCGCCTTCATCTCAAGGATCCTCCAACTGCGCTGTGACAAGGACCGTTATTTCAAGTCTTTCCTCCACAAACCTGAATCTCTCTTATTTGGCACATTTTAGCTTTAGAGTcaaattctattctatttataTCTTCTGTCCCTGTTTAACCTAGCAGTATGGCAGgtgtatacatttatatatttgtaaatatattttgttatttttaccattcttgtgttttatattgtgtgtAAACCCTTCCTTACTACTGCTGTCAGACTCTACAgtcagcactgctcccagtagacctcactgtgcacactgtgcaataaaaactgtatacataactcatttctcatttttggTTTGCACTAACTGGGTAATTTtcatacccatatttattataataacaatacactgcccacactgtttatatttgtacatattatGTATCTACAATTCTATTTATATTTATGCTCTAGCTCGTCTTCtcacctttttattatattgtttattttttttactattattattatttattattatactGAGCTGtcttttggctgctgtgacacacaaacTTCCCCGTTTGCGGAactaataaaggaatttctGATCCTGACTGtcagtttttgtgattttaggtgaATTGCTCATgtgacagtgaaattcccccagtgGATAAATAAAGTAATGTCAATCAAAATGATTTCATTCGGATGTGGAAATCTAACCGTGTAACCACAGCTACTGTGAGAGAGTTCATGTTGCAGTAGGCTCTACTAAATACTGTACCTCCTCCTCCCGCCACTGTTCCTTCGTACCCAGGCATGTTGTCAAACATGCTGGCCGGAGGAGCGCTGGGGCCCTGGAAATCTGCAGCGGGTGGGGCGAACATTGCTATAAGAAACCAGAAGAACCAGTTGAGTCATGTGTGCGGATGAAGACTTTTACAGCTTAAATCTTGACAAGTTTTAATGcattacacaaacaaatatcAACAGCTGGTGGCTCTCATGAGCATCCCGTCATCTTTACAGTACAACCAGATATATTGTTGGGTCCCCAACATGTTCCTACACGACAACACCTTAACATACAGATCTCATCGGGTGTGACTGACTTACCTTGCCCCTCCGTGTTATCCATTTTGAGACGTTTTACAGAtacactcaacacacacacacacacacacacacacacactcacacacgttTGGTTGACTTAACGACCACTATAACTAAAAAAAGAGTGGaagcgtacacacacacatacacacacacccctccacaGCCAGCCACCACCGCAGTGTTAGCAGCCTCAGGTAACCCTTACGTCAAGATGACGTCACTCAACTGTGCGTGTCCACTGTACTCGCGGCTCTGACGGAAGCGTGTGATTAAACGGTTTTCATCGCGTCCACGAAAAAGCAACACGGCCCAGGATAAAACAAagcttacacaaacacacacacacaaacatacacaaaaaactCCATGGGTCTTACCTGGTGCCCCCGCCGCTGCCGGGACATAACCAGGATTTGCGACTCCATAAGTGCGGTCCTGGTGGCTGTAAGTAACGGGAAACGAAAGTTAAGAAagtggagcagaaaaacacaacgcCAAGTTTGGAGTAAAATCCCCAACAGGCGACGCTCACCTTAATAAAGGTCGGTGCTCCATGTCAAAAGTACCAAACAAGGAAACATAACCCGTCCAAGCCTTTATACGTGCGTGCTCTAATCACGATATCACGAATATAACCAACCATCATGTGACTGTAGACAAATCATTTACCTTTTATCACACCCCACCCCGCTGTGcagcatgtctgtctgtcagtcagctcCCGCCTCCTCTTCTTAAAAAAGGGAacaaaatttgactttttgtcgtgtttttttgtttgttcagctTGAGAGCTCACACATAGATAAATGTCTATTTTATGGCAGCTTCTCATCCAGTTTAGGGAAGTCTCCCCCGCCTCAAAAAAAAAGACCTCCGTTCAGGAAGTGCGCAATATGTCAtgaactgaaaaacacatcagaacgGGGGTACGGGGGAGGGGTACAGATCTGCACACGGCTTAAAACATCACAATATATCATTAACTGTTGGTCAACAATAGACACTACGAGATTCGTGTTGTGTTATTAAGAATTTATGGAGAAAGTGCTGCCCTCTGATCTTACGCTGATAAAATACAATACCCATAAGCCTTTGCGACACTCACGGAagtccttttctttccttccgcCGTTGCTGAAGTCCCTTTTGGATTTACATCGGCGGGTGAGTTCATACAATCTACGCTCATCCGCGAAATTTATGGCATTATTTGATCATCTTGATATGTTTTATCAATCATAGACGTCCACTCTATAGATGTTCGACGAAATTGGCCATGTTATCATATAAAATCCTCTTTAATGACTTTGTGAAACGAGGCGCTGCGCTGAAAGTGGTTCACTGATTGCTAGCGCTCTCCCCGTGAAATGGAGTTGCAGTATTGCTTAAAGGCCCGCTGTACAGCGTGGCGTacagacaaatattgagaaatAAACACCAGCAGTTGCCAGCTTTAGACATGTAAAAAATGTGTATCGGTTCATATCATGCTGTTGGAGCTGAGTGTATGTGGTAGAGTAGCATGGCTATCAAGCTAGCTAAACATTGACTGCATCGCTAGCTAGCTGACGTTAGCTAACACGTTTACCTGGAGGCTCACTCTACAGACACCGTGTATACTTGTTTCACTGCTGTTACTCGCAGTTAATTCACGTAAAATCTGTGCTGTCAATAAATGTGGCATTTAACTAGGTGCCGGTACAGTTTGCTATAATTTGCTATTGGCATGTAGCACGTTGTCGTGTAAATCTGCTACTGTGAAGCTTGGTTGTAACTGAAGTTTAATTTTTCTGTCCTCAGTCACCATGGCAGCCATCAGGCCCCTCACAAAACCCAAGATTGTCAAGAAGCGGACCAAGAAGTTTATCCGCCACCAGTCTGACCGATATGTCAAGATTGCGGTAAGAGGCTGCATGATATGCTACATCTTCAGCAGAGTCAGTATCCTGCTTTTACCTCAAAGGTTGAACTAATCCATGATCATGTTTTCGTATCTCCAACAGAAAAACTGGCGTAAGCCCAGAGGTATTGACAACAGGGTGCGCAGGCGGTTCAAGGGACAGATGCTGATGCCAAACATTGGTTATGGTAGCAACAAGAAGACCAAGTACATGCTGCCCACTGGCTTCAAGAAGTTCCTGGTCCACAATGTCAAGGAGCTCGAGGTCCTGATGATGAGTAACAAGTAGGTTGTTTTATGTAGATTTCTTTTCACTATCAAAACTATATCGAACTAAATGGTGTCAGACATGTGCAAGGTGTGCTAGATTTTGAGATACCTGCTTGGACTTTTGTGGCTACTGAATGGAACTGAAGAGCTCATATGATTTGACTTAAGTTTTTGTAGAGATCCATTTAATATTCTATAGATTTTAAATGGATTGACTGGCTTTCTTGACTAAAGGAGACATTTTTACTGTTGAGA from Sparus aurata chromosome 7, fSpaAur1.1, whole genome shotgun sequence carries:
- the ssuh2rs1 gene encoding protein SSUH2 homolog isoform X1 → MLHSGVGCDKSHQDRTYGVANPGYVPAAAGAPAMFAPPAADFQGPSAPPASMFDNMPGYEGTVAGGGGGYLPPPMPAYPAPQPTPGPEQPQWNIPSISEDTAREAFALFASSKCCYSSAPAKDGVITGMEAFNTYRYRLETFTESRSTEWSHEPYNGQPVDAYAQSPPGPWDIPAQAPSFFMDSKQTIKVPYTSSMKGCHVCVGMGRKPCKDCAGAGNKVCWVCNGSGYRHGEDRCHHCNGRGRENCSHCHGQGSKQCDTCRGKQQLLVYINLTVKWTNHSEDYVVEQSSGLQLDNLSKVSGKELFRDSQCMVYPVMGFPDPVVVNASQRLVNEHQGRYSQSSRILQQRQTIELIPVTKVTYTWKGKSHLYFVYGNEFKVDADNYPATCCCTVM
- the rpl32 gene encoding large ribosomal subunit protein eL32, whose protein sequence is MAAIRPLTKPKIVKKRTKKFIRHQSDRYVKIAKNWRKPRGIDNRVRRRFKGQMLMPNIGYGSNKKTKYMLPTGFKKFLVHNVKELEVLMMSNKTHCAEIAHNVSSKNRKLIVERAAQLAIKITNPNARLRSEENE